A region of Lacinutrix sp. Hel_I_90 DNA encodes the following proteins:
- a CDS encoding nitronate monooxygenase family protein, producing the protein MNTKLTQLLNIKYPIIQAPMFLVSNVAMVTEAMKGGIAGCIPALNYRTLEELRAAIQELKANKVEGGAFGFNLIVNKSNLKYKGQLEVLCEEGCDFIITSLGSPEETIRQAHKVGIKVFCDVTDLRFAEKVQQLGADAAIAVNNEAGGHRGDLSPEELTNLLSNKLDIPVISAGGVGHKADIDKMLSYGADGVSVGSPFIASIEAGVTDEYKQACVDYGAEDIIMTQRISGTPCTVINTPYVQKIGTKESWLESVLNKNKKLKKWVKMIRFSIGMKATENAAKTATYKTVWVAGPSIEHTKAILPVKDIIAKLVH; encoded by the coding sequence ATGAATACTAAACTCACACAACTCCTAAATATTAAATACCCAATAATTCAAGCACCTATGTTTTTGGTCTCTAACGTAGCCATGGTTACCGAAGCTATGAAAGGCGGTATTGCAGGCTGTATTCCTGCCCTTAATTACAGAACATTAGAGGAGTTACGAGCAGCGATACAGGAGCTAAAAGCTAATAAAGTTGAAGGGGGAGCATTTGGTTTCAATTTAATCGTCAATAAATCAAACTTAAAATATAAGGGGCAATTAGAAGTTTTATGCGAAGAAGGTTGCGATTTTATCATAACCTCTTTAGGAAGTCCTGAAGAGACGATTAGACAGGCACATAAAGTAGGGATTAAAGTGTTTTGTGATGTTACCGATTTACGTTTTGCGGAAAAGGTACAGCAATTGGGGGCAGATGCTGCCATTGCGGTTAATAACGAAGCTGGTGGTCACAGAGGTGATTTATCTCCAGAAGAACTCACAAACTTATTGAGTAATAAATTAGATATTCCAGTTATTTCAGCTGGAGGTGTGGGGCATAAGGCCGATATTGACAAAATGTTAAGCTATGGTGCCGATGGGGTTTCAGTTGGAAGTCCTTTTATAGCTTCAATAGAAGCTGGTGTTACCGACGAATATAAACAAGCCTGTGTTGATTACGGTGCAGAAGACATTATTATGACACAACGTATCTCTGGTACGCCATGTACTGTAATAAACACCCCTTATGTTCAGAAAATTGGAACCAAGGAGTCTTGGTTGGAATCGGTACTAAATAAAAATAAAAAATTGAAAAAGTGGGTTAAAATGATTCGTTTTTCAATCGGTATGAAAGCGACAGAAAACGCAGCTAAAACAGCCACTTATAAAACCGTATGGGTTGCTGGACCAAGTATAGAGCACACAAAAGCTATTCTACCAGTTAAAGATATTATCGCTAAATTGGTACATTAA